The Devosia sp. SD17-2 genome includes a region encoding these proteins:
- the pdhA gene encoding pyruvate dehydrogenase (acetyl-transferring) E1 component subunit alpha translates to MARKAMATKAQTQPNVPQFTNEQDLEAFREMLLIRRFEEKAGQMYGMGLIGGFCHLYIGQEAVVTGITMASEKGKDAQITGYRDHGHMLVMGLDPKGVMAELTGRQGGLSKGKGGSMHMFSNEHKFYGGNGIVGAQVPLGAGLAFASKYRGDGAVSLAYFGDGAANQGQVYETFNMAKLWKLPVVFVIENNKYAMGTSIERAAATTDFSMRGASFDIPGEQVDGMDVRMVYDAAKRAIEHARSGQGPFILEMLTYRYRGHSMSDPAKYRSKDEVTKYRQERDPIEQVRARLLEAGVVTEEDLKKIETDIRAVVTEAADFATNDPEPDPSELWTDITIEA, encoded by the coding sequence ATGGCGCGCAAGGCGATGGCCACCAAGGCCCAGACGCAGCCCAATGTCCCCCAGTTCACCAATGAACAGGACCTGGAGGCGTTCCGTGAGATGCTTCTGATCCGGCGGTTCGAGGAAAAGGCCGGCCAGATGTATGGCATGGGCCTGATCGGCGGTTTCTGTCACCTTTATATCGGCCAGGAAGCAGTTGTGACCGGCATCACCATGGCTAGCGAGAAGGGCAAGGACGCCCAGATCACCGGCTATCGCGACCACGGGCACATGCTCGTCATGGGCCTCGACCCCAAGGGTGTGATGGCCGAACTCACCGGACGCCAGGGCGGCTTGTCAAAAGGCAAGGGCGGCTCGATGCACATGTTCTCCAACGAGCACAAGTTCTACGGCGGCAACGGTATTGTCGGCGCGCAGGTGCCGCTTGGGGCAGGGCTCGCATTCGCTTCGAAATATCGCGGTGACGGTGCGGTCTCGCTGGCCTATTTTGGCGATGGCGCGGCTAATCAGGGCCAGGTCTACGAGACCTTCAACATGGCCAAGCTGTGGAAGCTGCCGGTCGTGTTCGTCATCGAGAACAACAAATATGCCATGGGCACCTCGATTGAGCGCGCTGCGGCAACCACCGATTTCTCCATGCGCGGCGCTTCGTTCGACATTCCGGGCGAGCAGGTCGACGGCATGGATGTGCGCATGGTTTATGATGCCGCTAAGCGCGCCATCGAGCATGCGCGGTCGGGGCAGGGTCCGTTCATTCTCGAAATGCTGACCTATCGCTATCGCGGCCACTCCATGTCCGACCCGGCGAAATATCGCTCCAAGGACGAAGTAACGAAATATCGCCAGGAACGCGATCCGATCGAGCAGGTCCGCGCCCGACTTCTCGAAGCCGGTGTCGTTACCGAGGAAGATCTCAAGAAGATCGAGACCGATATCCGTGCGGTCGTCACCGAGGCGGCAGACTTTGCCACCAATGATCCCGAGCCCGATCCGTCTGAACTCTGGACCGACATCACCATCGAGGCCTGA
- a CDS encoding pyruvate dehydrogenase complex E1 component subunit beta, whose product MPQILMPALSPTMEEGKLAKWLVKVGDSVKSGDVLAEIETDKATMEVESVDEGVVKELLVAEGTDGVKVNTPIALVLADGEEAGEAPPAAAESKAEAEPSMVQAEAPTAAPAAAAPVAAAPKFEPQNDPDLPEGVEMVEMTVRQALNEAMAEELRRDPDVFIMGEEVAEYQGAYKITQGLLQEFGPQRVIDTPITEHGFAGLAVGAAFAGLKPVVEFMTWNFAMQAIDQIINSAAKQLYMSGGQVTAPMVFRGPNGAAARVAAQHSQDYSAWYSHVPGLTVIAPYSAADAKGLLKAAIRSPNPVVFLENEILYGSTGLVPKVDDFVLPIGKARVARKGADVTIVSFSMGMRYATQATEKLVAAGVDVELIDLRTLRPLDSDTVIESVKKTGRMVTVEEGWPQGGIGAELAARVMEQAFDYLDAPVLRVTGKDVPMPYAANLEKLALPNVDEVIAAVNAVTYRS is encoded by the coding sequence ATGCCCCAAATCCTGATGCCCGCCCTGTCGCCGACAATGGAAGAGGGCAAGCTCGCCAAGTGGCTGGTCAAGGTTGGCGATAGTGTGAAGTCCGGCGATGTGCTGGCTGAAATCGAGACCGACAAGGCGACGATGGAAGTCGAGTCGGTCGATGAAGGCGTGGTCAAGGAACTGCTGGTCGCCGAAGGCACGGACGGCGTGAAGGTGAATACGCCCATCGCGCTGGTTCTGGCCGATGGCGAAGAGGCCGGTGAAGCTCCTCCGGCGGCCGCGGAAAGCAAGGCTGAGGCAGAGCCAAGCATGGTGCAGGCCGAGGCTCCTACCGCAGCCCCTGCAGCTGCTGCCCCTGTCGCCGCCGCTCCCAAATTCGAGCCGCAGAACGATCCCGATCTGCCCGAAGGCGTTGAAATGGTCGAGATGACCGTTCGCCAGGCACTCAATGAGGCTATGGCCGAAGAACTGCGCCGCGATCCGGACGTCTTCATCATGGGTGAGGAAGTCGCCGAATATCAGGGCGCCTATAAGATCACCCAGGGCCTGCTGCAGGAATTCGGCCCGCAGCGCGTGATCGATACGCCGATCACCGAGCACGGCTTCGCTGGTCTGGCTGTTGGTGCGGCCTTTGCCGGCCTCAAGCCGGTCGTCGAATTCATGACCTGGAACTTTGCCATGCAGGCAATCGACCAGATCATCAACTCCGCTGCCAAGCAGCTCTACATGTCCGGTGGCCAGGTCACCGCGCCGATGGTGTTCCGCGGCCCGAACGGCGCTGCGGCCCGCGTCGCCGCCCAGCACAGCCAGGACTATTCGGCCTGGTACAGCCACGTTCCCGGCCTGACGGTCATTGCGCCCTACAGCGCCGCGGACGCCAAGGGTCTTCTCAAGGCGGCCATCCGCTCGCCGAACCCGGTCGTGTTCCTCGAAAACGAAATTCTCTACGGCTCCACCGGCCTCGTACCCAAGGTCGATGATTTCGTCCTGCCGATCGGCAAGGCCCGCGTGGCCCGCAAGGGCGCAGACGTGACCATCGTCTCCTTCTCCATGGGCATGCGCTACGCTACCCAGGCGACGGAAAAGCTGGTTGCTGCCGGCGTCGATGTCGAGCTGATCGACCTGCGCACGCTGCGTCCGCTTGACAGCGATACGGTCATTGAATCGGTCAAGAAGACCGGTCGGATGGTGACGGTAGAAGAAGGCTGGCCGCAGGGTGGCATTGGCGCTGAATTGGCTGCCCGCGTGATGGAGCAGGCATTTGACTATCTCGACGCCCCCGTGCTGCGCGTGACCGGCAAGGACGTTCCCATGCCCTATGCCGCCAATCTCGAAAAGCTGGCGCTGCCCAACGTTGATGAAGTGATCGCGGCCGTCAACGCCGTGACCTATCGCTCGTAA